In Crassostrea angulata isolate pt1a10 chromosome 6, ASM2561291v2, whole genome shotgun sequence, a genomic segment contains:
- the LOC128189618 gene encoding leishmanolysin-like peptidase — MGILCLIMMCLWGLAMSGEDCIHRPPTPEEVVYDVKLDDDHINITKRSVHEKLRIKTIIDSSIKNLPYSHQFLINTLVQEAVQYWQNALKVKRSWASTIRLNRGCVKNMVLYNGGSRYCSDFCSPTTTCGDFVIPEDHLNQCYYHDPKTGQFRSSGQAGKGVTNADFILYVAALSSVKCQHAKTIAYAAHCQQEIVLDRPVAGYISICPDSVSTRSHDVTQLLSTMKHEILHALGFSAGLYAFFRDQFGNPLTPRDPDSNKPRSIDTEYKFYMWSNRVMREVVRYGWKTAQGRRNKRVNMIVTPAVQREVRRHFNCPTLEGAEVENQGIYGTSITHWEKRLFENEVMTGTYTQNPVVSRVTLALMEDTGWYQVNYNLAEDLEWGKNLGCDFVNKSCMEWMDLHPPPAQDMYPFCKQIRQGMLKTDCTRDRRAVAFCNLVTYSGPLPPEYQYFTSTSGVQWSGDYQRLGGAVELADYCPYLQEFIWRDKEESIRDSRCFLTGNVPVGSANFYGEYFGSDSVCVNHGSSWSFRQCNRLIYPTHHGSGCYRFECSNTAGLVLYVNGMSYQCLQAGQRIRVRYASKHYLHDGSIVCPYCPDVCQSKGVVCPRQVVPYDVVTNNLPDLRVPCGAISYLSDRSRNLISVLNLLCLLIYYCNR; from the exons GTTGTCTATGATGTGAAGTTGGATGATGACCACATAAACATCACTAAGAGAAGTGTCCATGAGAAACTAAGAATCAAAACTATCATTGACAGCAGCATTAAGAATCTTCCATATTCCCACCAGTTTCTCATCAAT ACCCTTGTCCAAGAGGCCGTTCAGTACTGGCAGAATGCACTCAAGGTCAAACGGTCCTGGGCAAGCACTATTCGCCTGAACAG GGGGTGTGTCAAGAACATGGTTCTGTACAATGGGGGAAGCCGTTACTGTTCAGACTTCTGCTCTCCAACCACAACATGTGGAGATTTTGTCATTCCAGAGGATCATTTAAAT CAATGCTACTATCATGACCCTAAAACCGGTCAGTTTCGAAGCTCTGGTCAAGCAGGGAAGGGCGTCACTAACGCAGACTTTATTCTGTATGTCGCCGCCTTGTCCTCAGTCAAATGTCAACACGCCAAAACCATCGCATACGCAGCTCACTGTCAACAGGAAATTGTCTTAGATAG aCCTGTTGCAGGCTATATCAGTATTTGTCCAGATTCTGTGTCAACTCGTTCACATGATGTAACCCAGTTATTGTCTACCATGAAGCATGAAATTTTGCATGCATTG gGATTTTCCGCTGGCCTTTATGCTTTCTTTAGGGATCAGTTTGGAAACCCCCTCACACCAAGAGACCCGGACAGTAATAAGCCAAGGAGCATAGATACAGA ATACAAGTTTTACATGTGGAGTAACCGAGTAATGAGGGAGGTGGTCAGGTATGGATGGAAAACAGCCCAGGGGAGAAGAAACAAGCGTGTTAACATGATTGTCACCCCAGCAGTGCAG AGAGAGGTACGGCGCCATTTTAATTGCCCCACTTTGGAGGGAGCAGAAGTGGAGAATCAAGGTATCTATGGAACATCCATCACACACTGGGAAAAACGACTGTTTGAG AATGAAGTGATGACTGGAACATACACACAGAATCCAGTGGTTTCCAGAGTTACTCTGGCTCTTATGGAGGACACTGG CTGGTATCAAGTGAATTACAACTTGGCTGAAGACCTGGAGTGGGGCAAGAACCTTGGCTGTGATTTTGTGAACAAGAGTTGTATGGAATGGATGGACCTACACCCACCCCC GGCACAAGACATGTATCCATTCTGTAAGCAGATCAGACAGGGCATGTTGAAAACAGACTGTACTAGAGATAGAAGGGCTGTGGCATTCTGTAACCTTGTGACGTACTCCGGGCCACTACCACCTGAGTACCAG tattttacTTCCACTTCTGGGGTACAGTGGTCGGGAGATTACCAAAGATTGGGCGGCGCTGTAGAACTGGCTGACTACTGTCCGTATCTACAG GAGTTTATATGGAGAGATAAGGAGGAGAGCATCCGGGACTCCAGGTGCTTCCTGACCGGAAATGTTCCAG TGGGCTCTGCAAACTTTTATGGGGAGTATTTTGGGAGTGACTCTGTGTGTGTCAATCATGGATCTTCGTGGAGTTTCCGACAATGCAATAGACTGATCTACCCAACCCATCACGGAAGTGGATGCTACAGG TTTGAGTGCAGTAACACTGCTGGGTTGGTGCTGTATGTAAATGGAATGAGCTACCAATGTCTACAGGCAGGGCAAAGAATCCGTGTACGATACGCATCCAAACATTACCTCCACGATGGAAGCATCGTTTGTCCTTATTGTCCAGATGTCTGTCAG agCAAAGGAGTAGTGTGTCCACGTCAAGTTGTTCCCTACGACGTAGTCACTAACAATTTACCAGATCTGCGTGTTCCATGTGGTGCCATATCTTACCTGTCTGACAGAAGTCGAAATCTCATCAGTGTACTCAACTTACTCTgtttattgatatattattGCAACAGGTGA